A genomic stretch from Oncorhynchus tshawytscha isolate Ot180627B linkage group LG07, Otsh_v2.0, whole genome shotgun sequence includes:
- the LOC112255009 gene encoding stathmin-3, with product MSSTVSAYSDKIKEMSMLSLICSCFYSQPHPNSLYQYGDMEVKSLNKRASGQAFEIILKAPADLSPDRPQPLLSAPKKDLSPDELQKRLEAAEERRKSQEALVLKQLAEKREHERQVLHKAVEENNNFSKMAEEKLNYKMEVNKENREAQLNALKQRLRAKEIHAAEVRRNKELQADLCG from the exons CCTACTCCGACAAGATCAAAGAGATGTCCATGCTGTCTCTGATCTGCTCCTGCTTCTACTCACAACCACACCCCAACAGCCTCTACCAATATGGAG ACATGGAGGTGAAGTCCCTGAACAAGCGGGCATCCGGCCAGGCCTTCGAGATCATCCTGAAGGCCCCCGCTGATCTCTCTCCGGACAGGCCCCAGCCCCTGCTTTCTGCTCCCAAGAAGGACCTCTCACCGGACGAGCTCCAGAAGAGGCTGGAAGctgcggaggagaggaggaag tctcagGAGGCCCTGGTACTGAAGCAGCTAGCTGAGAAGCGGGAGCACGAGCGACAGGTGCTCCACAAGGCTGTGGAGGAGAACAACAACTTCAGCAAGATGGCCGAAGAGAAGCTTAACTACAAGATGGAGGTCAACAAAGAGAACCGCGAGGCCCAGCTGAATGCGCTGAAGCAGCGGCTCCGGGCGAAG GAAATCCATGCCGCTGAGGTCCGTAGAAACAAAGAGCTCCAAGCTGACCTCTGTGGTTGA